In Aricia agestis chromosome 21, ilAriAges1.1, whole genome shotgun sequence, the sequence TTCCGCTTCTTGTGAACTTTATCCGCTAGATTTGCGTTACGCTTATTCTTTACTTTGGCCATTGTGAGTCAAATTAACtgtatttattgttaaaataataatttacaaggtTATAAACAGGAGGACAACAAATACGAACGTACACACATGGCTTTGACAGCTGAATGACATTGACAGATAGTGTTGCATATTATTTGATTGTGaaaggagccattaataaaaaagaagaagaactaCTAATACCTACTAGTTAGCATACAAGAAACTACCAACCAAACtctaggtctaccagaatctgatggcaaaaagtgagaaattaaacACTCTAgaaataccggggtaattggaataaaacatttttatcctttttttcttatagcggcttattctgtgtgtgaaacatgcaaaaacaaaaatttatccaatgattaaggatatttgttgaaaatctgccgtcaaaatatGCCAttagatcctggtagacctataataaaaTTTCCGAAAGTACAAAAAATGTACCacttatcagagaagttgattcctaggcagatagtaCGGAGGCCCGGTTGGCTCACGGTTAACTTATTAGAATTAGAAAGTGGCGACTGGCGCTACACAAACCCATTTTTAACATGTGTGCTACAAACTTAAATATAAGTGTACCGACAACGGGTAAATTTCGCAAGTTCATTTTTAACCTGTGCACTTACTCTCTCGTGAATTACTAGAGATAGGGCCAAAATGGCATCATACAATAACCCTAGGCTTATTTTAGcgtgaaaaaattattttttccgtGGAGTAGGCATTAAGTTTTCAAGACATATGCTAGTAgctattaaacaaaatattaatatcatgaATATAGAGTAACCCAAATAAAATACGGTAAAAACTACTAAATCAAATTATAAAACTAGTAATTTGGCAACACTGCTAATATCCATAGTTTCAACCAATCACAAAACGGGCGTAAATTCATAAAGAGCTGTCATTGGTCTAAAGTAACATCATAGTGATATGACAGCTAAATCAGCCAGTCTCGTAACAACGCGGGCCAAAGTTATAGGGACGGAAAACTTTCGAGACACGCTATTGGTCAATTTATTTCGCCGATGACAGCCGAATGCACTTCGGAAGAATTCGTTTCGACGCCGTGTAGCATCTAGCGCGTAGGTATATTATTGTGTGGCTGCGCTTCCTTTCTCAATTCTCGAGTCCAAGTTGTACTGAAGGAGGAATCACTGTAGAAAAATGGCAGAAGTTAGCAAAGCAGATCTTGAAAAAGAAATTGAGAGtaagtaagaattattataacaattaaattaaGCTAAAAGTTATAACGTTAAgtagttatttcataaaaatgttatcCTCTATACTAAAGCCCATGTAATGGCTTCCAATACAGTGTTTGCAAAAACTTCTATTTCCTTGGTGATTTTATCGAAATATCTCTGATAGTATGACGTTCTAGGAGAAatgtttcaaatgaaagatataGGTATTATATGTGCGGATCATTTTTGATAATTATCTGCATTTATAAAGCTTTGTGTGGGCCTGCACACTGatggtttatttttatacaacgcGTAACTTTTGTCGACGAGCGTTCACCTATGCCACGCTGTAATGGCGGCAACTGAAAAGTGCATTTTGGCGTCATTTGATGCGCATTGCTATAGAAAACAATTATCATCCGAAAAGTTTtggttaaaaatgtataattaattaattatttaataattttcgataaattattaatatttctttgacAGACGCCATATTTGTTGCGATTTGATGATTCTTCtacttctttttttatttatggcaacttaaacaaaattatattttaggggaaaacgttttatttttttaatattatatattaataaaaataaattagtttgtTTAAATCACATTTGATATAAGTAAACacactaatttatttttttactttattattaataatctaTAATTAATTCTTAAATACTCCAAAATCACTTATATTCTTGAATACCTCGACCgcgggaatcgcagacacaatagattttcaataattGCTATgtggcagccgggtgccgcttggggattgatgggttgatAATATGGATATTACTTCTTATATATTATTTCTTACGCTTAAACCCTGAAGTCTGAaccaatttagatgaaatttaatatgtataatgGATATCCTATGAGTAGTAGAGGCCAAAAAAACGACAAAATGACTTTTGTTTCATGATTATAATCAATTTCAGAGATTCTCAAGAATGCGAACCTCGCTAAAACTTCCACCAAGAAGGTGATACAGAAGTTAGAAGAGGTGTTTGACACTGACCTCAGTGACAAAAAGAAGATGATTGATCAGCTTGTGATGGACTACGTCAACAACCAGGCATCTGATGAGGAAGATGAGGAAGAGGCTTCGGAGGAGGTAACTTTCTATTTTTTATTAGGTATAAAATACGGGGACAAACAAGcgaactggtcacctgatggaaagcaactacccaTGGACATGAGCGACATTAGAAAATCAGGTGCCTTGTCGCTAAGTGGGAAAAcactcttcttgaaggtttgcagccTGCAGGTCATATTGGTCTGTCGTCGTCGTCGTTCCAGAGCTTTATAATGCGTGGCAGAAATCGGTTATTtcttatctatattttttttattttacccgACTGCAGCAAAGCCATAACAATTTGTCTGGCAGTCTATGTATGCTTGTGCCCTCCTAGCTGCttaactactggtccaatttcaGCAAATTGTGTCAATAGTACCTAATAATACAATGGGTTACAAGTCTTACAGGGTAAAATAGTTATGATACTCAACTCATTTTGTGTAAGCCTCTTCTATCCGTGTGGTCTATTTAGCTCTTACATTAACACCTATTGTTACCGGtaattaaatacaaaacgtTATTTCAGGAGGAAGACAAGAAACCACCTAAAAAGGCTGCCAAACCAGCGCCCAAGAAGCGCAAGGCGAGCACTGATGAGGATGATGATGCTAACGGCACAAATGACAGTGACTCTGAAGAGGTAATTTGATGTTATAATACCAGTTGCATGGTGAGCCTAATACCAACAAAACAAGATGAACGGGACGGGACTTGGCAAAAAAGCGATACTAAATTGAGAGGTTATATAGCACGACAATGCACAAGTGCCATACAAATTTTGTATTGCACTTGTGCATCATCGTGTCTTTCCCTTTTCGTTTTGTTTCAGTGTTTGACTTATGAGAGAGCTTTTGCCCAGTAGTAGGATAGCATTAGTGGTTGCTACTAATGAAAACCacaaataagtattattattattattagcctttATTCAGAACaacaatacatttattttacatacttacattaatctttaaaaagtaagcaaaagtaaataaaacaaataaaaataacttcaaATTCCCCAATTCGGTTGGTCCCCATGGGAAATCACACCACAACCCCCAGAAATaagtattatgtattatgttaacaattattatttttatcattataGGAAAAGAAGAAGCCAGCCAAGAAGGGTAAGAAGAAGAAGGGTGATTCCGACAGCGACTGGGGAAAGAAGACTGAGAAAGCCGCGAAACCTAAAAAGGTACAGGATTATAACTATGTAGAAGTATTCTCTAATCTAAAACCCCTTTAAAACTAAATTACGAAGAATAGTTATTTACAAGATCATCTTTTATAATATGAGCAAAGCATAAGATGGACAGCCTTAACGCCTACCAATTTAAATAGTAAACTCAAACTTTTGTTATATTTCAGGCTGGCGGTCGAGGCAAAGCGAGCGGCTACACCAGAGCCTACAAACTGTCTCCAGCGCTCGCTGAGCTGATGGGCAAGGATGAGATGCCTCGCCACGAAGTAGTCAAGCAAGTCTGGACAATCATCAAGGAAAAGAACCTATATGACCCCAACAACAAACAATTCGCGATCTGCGACGACGCGTTATACAAGGTGATAGGCACGAAACGGTTTCGCACTTTCGGTATGATGAAGTACCTGAAAACTCACTTCTTGGATGAGTGAATTTTGGACATGGCAACACTGAGCTTTTCGACTACCCtcatttttagtttattttgacattgtaattttttctcCGGTTTATTGTAACAATCTTGTTACTGTGATATATGATAAGCTATAGTCACAccttcttactaataaaattatttacgcaTTATATAACTTTTCAAGTTTTGTTGTCCTTGTCTTTCTTGAGACTTTTCAAATACAAAGATAAACAAACCTTGAGAAGTTTATACGCTGCGTAAATTTCTTTATTAGCAAGACGGTAAGTCTGAATTGAGCCATCAGTGCAAATGTTCACTTTGACTTTTGCACTAATGAATAACTTTAAACTTACCATTAAAATTCTAATGCTTAATATAGTTGAATTTGAGGACTTTGTGGATTATAAAATTGATTTGACATTCTGTGCTAAGGTCTAAGAGTCGATTACTGAAATTCTATTTAAAGTTTTTCTAATAGGCTGTTACTGCTTAACAGAAAGATAAAGACATCCTGAGTTTGAACTTAACGTCAAGTAGTGTTTCAATTTTGACCttctaaaaaataattataattaaagaaCTGTCTGTTTATCTTATCTGTAAGaaagtatatattaatttttaatacaatatgatAAATCACTTTTTCTATAGGTtaggtatattatgtgtaagcagctacataataatttagttCGATATTCGAATTTGACTTAAGTGTGCAGTGTtactatacttaaatattttcccCGAAATGTTGGAAAAAATTTAACTATACTACTACAGTTTAAATAACTAAATTTAAAGCATAATAAGTACATTGATGTATCATTTTTTTCCAAACTGCTTTTGCAGATTCTACACTTGATTTTATGAGTGTCCATAGCTGTAAGTATGTGAAAGAAAAGGTGTTACAGTACTCTAATAAAAAGAAAGTATATCGACTTTAAATTGGGCTATCGTACTTGTGAAAATAAGCTTAATATTCTTACGTGAGTGTAAGTGATAGGCTACTTTCCGATTTCCTATCTCTTACACTCACGTAAGGCCTAGTCCCGCTTTTCGTGGATAACTCGAACATACGTGCAGCATGCTGAAAAAAGAAAGGTGTGTAATGAAGATGAGAGTGGGAGATAGATGGGTGGATTTTCTATGGCTACTcttgctatctattgtcacgtaaacgtaattttaaatcaaataaagagataaaaatccgaaaacttttgtttttaaaggtttttttaatattatgtcccgTCTTTGACGGAAGAATCCCGCTATTTTCACTCAAGAAGTTCCAAaatcccgacttggcacaaaaaaaatatggcaaCGCTGTTCTGTATGTTCAGTGACCAGGCTGTACAAATATGACTGACGATTAAAAGTTGATGTGTATTCTTTTTGGTAGTACTGTAGCCTTCGTTCGTGAGGCTTAGTCTAAATCTAACAGATAAAGGTTGTATTATAAAGATACAGTAATAAAGAGTGAAAATTAATGATGTTTTTTATTGTAGTTAAGGAAAATATCATAGTTTATGACACTCTTGCTATTAAAAATACAGTGGATACGGATTATTGTCCTTGTGTGGTATGTTCAAAAGACTCAGACAAAAtgcttttttaatattaatgtggTTAGAGTTTCAGATAAGTAGTATCATAATAGcctaaaaaaataagaaagtaattacaataatatttgggGAGAATAGAGGTTGTCAGTTTTACTCAAAGACCTTTAAGCGTAGTTTTACTCATTGGTTTTACTAAGGATGGtttaacttttatttgaaaTGAAGTGCCAAGAGCCCGCGAGGGCCAGACCTACCTTCGTTTTGTAAAGCTGAAAGCCCGGgggcgcactagcggccaagccgcagcgtccaggtcgcgacggccatcgagatagataccttagtataaaaccgccatagaccacgcgcacctggccgcacggcaCGACTTTAAAGATTTCCCTAGTCTAtaacagaggtaagaacgaccagcaactatggagtttcggtcgcggttactttaggaaatattcagttctgaaggtctacctgaccttcgagaaagagtaaagTTCAATTTCTTTATGAAAGCTTTACGAAACGGAGTAAGGGCTCTTGCTCtaaaaaaaagaacattttttatcTCTGAAAAGCTAGTTACTATAACAACAGTAAATAAATCAATATCTTTCAAAACAAACTCAAGTctcaataacaattaacaactcaataattaactacttatttttaaattacattaatttattttaaaaatggcgTTCAGCGATAACATAATAAAGAATATGGCAAACGAGATAATCCGTGATTGTCAAGCGAAGAGTGTGTCCCCAGAATATGACTTCGTGGTATACATAATACAGCTCATGCTGTATAACCCAAAATTTGGTAACGCCAGTGGTATAGATAGAAGACATTTGGAAAACTTCGTGGAAGAATGTGTGAGGATGATAGTCGGtaagtgtttttttatttccaaaaagATTTAGGACTTACTGGAATTTAGTTTGGAATTGGTAAAGTAGAGGGCGCCAGGTATGGTGGACTCAATATAAGTCTATGGGTGGACTTGGATCACATGGACATGGAacaaattgttattttccaGAAACTGGACATTGCAGTGTGTGATAaactgatcagaaaaattcggacgcccgccggaatgcactctgttcatacattttgttgtaggtaGACCCCGCATACcacagaattctgacgtgtcaaaatgtatgagtggggcggggcgtccgaatttttctgatcagaaattcggggAATGTATGGCCGGGATAAAGCGTTgaatgttttaagttttaactacagtaagcccgggcgcgcactagcggccaaaccgcagcggccaggtcgcgacggccatcgagataatCACTTCAGTATGAAACCatcatagaccacgcgcacctggccgcacggcggccagcggccacgccatactttcgatggccgccgcgacctggccgctagtgcgcgcccggacCAACGCTTCacaccaatgagtttctaaaatactagagtagcaatgtcttacaaaagattctcagaaatgcgtaaccacttttttgttcaaaagacaatgtcaagtcatatattcgttatgtcattatgcatgtgagatatgcctgcaggcatcttcgaagtggcaacgcgttgctaccgtaaacttccaatctagttacgttagtaacatagaatatcattgcttcaCACAATCAAGAACTTTCGAATAAAGTAATTCACGCGTTCTATCATCTCATATTCATTGTTCCGTCAAGTCAAGGGCTAAAATACTCTATAGTTCATATTCTTTAGAAccgtggtccccaaccttttttcacacgggccacaaacatgtcttggtcttggtgtcacgggtcgcaacaaaaatttttagggttcaaaattaacgatttaaaagtggaaaaaatttcacGTTTTTCACGACgcctttacattattttgccggtgggcatgaatttcaaaatggttttatatcacgcgggccacagataaagCCCCGGCGGACCGCTTgggggccgcgggttggggatagctgctttacggccgttcccgatatttgatctatctctggttttgccctactagagataggaatagctcacattagacattcatcatcatcatcatatcagcctatagtcgtccactgctggacataggcctctctcaatgaacgccaagatgaccgatctcctgctactcgcatccaacatgggcattagacattagagacatatattttatgtcaattcaatgttagctgcgatcggttgtatcatgtcaaaccagagatagattgaatattgggaacggccgttagaagataaaatataatatagattatagagttTATACGTACCTTGTTCTGTTGGGAGATTTTCTCTCTTTCTCTttatgtctgtctttctctctaAGCAGTAGTCTGTAGtccctattataattattatgatacctTTTATTTTATTGGCGTTGGTGTTACTTTCAGGCTCCGAAACACCGATATACACGCTCAAAATGCAGCACACTGTCGACACAAACTATGGTGCACTTACCAAACTAGTAGATGAGCATACGGCCTCTATAGAGCAGTGTCTCAAACCGCTTATAAACGAAATCTTAGACGCAGATCCAGCGACAGAAGCGGAATACATGAAGTTGTATAGGAAGATATCTATATTTGTCGTGCTTTCCAGTGGCTTGGGAAATCCAGGAGCTGTCATGGTGAGCAATGTGCTAGCAAAGatccgtatttttggtcagaacttaagaagcgcctcggcctcaaggaacgtttcaggctctgtgattggttggctgttaAAATTTGCACCAATCACAGAGGCGAACCGCGCCTTGAGGCCGAGGcgcttcttaagtactgaccaaaaatacgggccttagtaaaattaaaaaaatatatggaccAATATTTAAGAGTGAAACCACTGTGCCCCAGTGCGTTGCTTTTTCGGAATAGAAACGATTGATGCAATGCACGGACGCGTCACAAAATATACAAGACTGTGAGCGTAAAGCATTTGGACAGTAACTGCACCACAACAACAACAACtacagtgccggttttagcattACCAGCGCCTTGGGCGGGATTTCTTCGCCTGGTAGTACTGGTCTGTGGCTTTTTTTGCTTTTAGCGCGCCCCTTCTTATTCGCCGCCGCTTCTTTCAGACCCTGAAAGAAGGCATAGCGGCGCTCGAAAGCGTGTTCCCTGCGCCCGACTTGCGCGTCTTCGTGGACCTGCCTCGGCCGGAGCGGCTGGGCCAGCTGCAAGAACTGGTGGAACTGGTCTCTGGAGTGAGGTTGTTTAATCGGGACTGCGGGAGAGGAGGCGAGGGCATACCGGATTGTGAGTATCCTTGATATGATTTATGATATGATGATAAATGAGCAAAGCCATGTTGCGTTGCATCGTCGTAATGCCTGTGGCGGATTAATGACTACTTATTGCCCTAAACAATCTATGCCGTCGGGCCGTGGGCTATCTGACTATCTGAATATGTCTaatagaatcggtctttgaacctttccTCTTCTGCCATGGTGCCCCCTAAAGGTattaaggtacaattccgtgcatcgcgacagtcgtaagccgcgcgcggaactaattcgatctcaacggcttttcccactcctgacagttatactagcgcacgatcgtgctgcggctcaatttggaactaattcgatctcaacggcttttcccactcctgaccgctatactagcgcacgatcgtgctgcggctcaatttggaactaattcgatctcaacggcttttcccactcctgaccgctatactagcgcacgatcgtgctgcggctcaatttggaactaattcgatctcaacggcttttcccactcctgacagttatactagcgcacgatcgtgctgcggctcaatttggaactaattcgatctcaacggcttttcccactcctgaccgctatactagcgcacgatcgtgctgcggctcaatttggaactaattcgatctcaacggcttttcccactcctgaccgctatactagcgcacgatcgtgctgcggctcaatttggaactaattcgatctcaacggcttttcccactcctgacagctatactagcgcacgatcgtgctgcggctcaatttggaactaattcgatctcaacggcttttcccactcctgaccgctatactagcgcacgatcgtgctgcggctcaatttggaactaattcgatctcaacggcttttcccactcctgaccgctatactagcgcacgatcgtgctgcggctcaatttggaactaattcgatctcaacggcttttcccactcctgaccgctatactagcgcacgatcgtgctgcggctcaatttggaactaattcgatctcaacggcttttcccactcctgaccgctatactagcgcacgatcgtgctgcggctcaatttggaactaattcgatctcaacggcttttcccactcctgaccgttatactagcgcacgatcgtgctgcggctcaatttggaactaattcgatctcaacggcttttcccactcctgaccgctatactagcgcacgatcgtgctgcggctcaatttggaactaattcgatctcaacggcttttcccactcctgaccgctatactagcgcacgatcgtgctgcggctcaatttggaactaattcgatctcaacggcttttcccactcctgaccgctatactagcgcacgatcgtgctgcggctcaatttggaactaattcgatctcaacggcttttcccactcctgacagctatactagcgcacgatcgtgctgcggctcaatttggaactaattcgatctcaacggcttttcccactcctgaccgctatactagcgcacgatcgtgctgcggctcaatttggaactaattcgatctcaacggcttttcccactcctgaccgctatactagcgcacgatcgtgctgcggctcaatttggaactaattcgatctcaacggcttttcccactcctgaccgttatactagcgcacgatcgtgctgcggctcaatttggaactaattcgatctcaacggcttttcccactcctgaccgctatactagcgcacgatcgtgctgcggctcaatttggaactaattcgatctcaacggcttttcccactcctgaccgctatactagcgcacgatcgtgctgcggctcaatttggaactaattcgatctcaacggcttttcccactcctgaccgctatactagcgcacgatcgtgctgcggctcaatttggaactaattcgatctcaacggcttttcccactcctgacagttatactagcgcacgatcgtgctgcggc encodes:
- the LOC121737797 gene encoding upstream activation factor subunit spp27; translation: MAEVSKADLEKEIEKILKNANLAKTSTKKVIQKLEEVFDTDLSDKKKMIDQLVMDYVNNQASDEEDEEEASEEEEDKKPPKKAAKPAPKKRKASTDEDDDANGTNDSDSEEEKKKPAKKGKKKKGDSDSDWGKKTEKAAKPKKAGGRGKASGYTRAYKLSPALAELMGKDEMPRHEVVKQVWTIIKEKNLYDPNNKQFAICDDALYKVIGTKRFRTFGMMKYLKTHFLDE